GTTCGGCGGCGCCATGGCCCTCGCCGCCCACGACGGCGAGCGCCAGCTCGGCCAAGGCGGGCGTCGCGGCCAGCGCGCGGGCGAGGCCGAGCAGGTTCTTTCTCCGATCGAGGCCGCCGACGAAAAGGACGTATGGCCTGCCGCCCGCGAGCCCATGCCGCGCGAGCGCGGCCTCGCGCGCGACGGACGCCACCGGCGCGAAGGCCGGGCTCACGCCCTCGTGCACTGCGGTCACGCGCTCGGGCGGGCAGTCCACGCGGGCGAGGAAGTCCCGCCGCGTCGCCTCGCTGACGGCGATGATCCGCGCGCAGCGCACGGGGAGGGCGCGGTAGGCCGCCAGCTTGCGCGCGCGGAAGCCGGGCGGCGACCAGGCGTCCGAGAGCAGGGCGAAGACGTCGTGCAGGGTGGCGACGCGCGGGACGCCCGGCCAGGGGGGAACGCGCAAGTCCAGACCGTGCACGAGCGCCGGCCGCGCCCCGAGCCCGAGCGGCGGCAGCGGCTCCTGGTACCAGAGCCGCGGCGCGCCGGCCAGGCAGGCCGCGCGCTCGGTCCAGCGCGAGAGGCGATAGGCGAGGCGATAGATGTAGGGCGCCTCGCCGCTTGCAGCCAGCGCCAGCAAGGCGCCGGCCAGCTCACGCGTGTAGCGCGCGACACCGCTGGGGCGCGGCGTGCAGAGGGCGCTGGCCTCGAGGACGATCGTTGCGCGGCGGGCGCTCGGCATGGCGCAGTCTAGTCGCGCGCCGGCTCGCCCTGCAACGCGCATCGCGCCTTGACGCCCGCCCCCGGCGGCGCTTGAATGGGCTGTTCGCAGGGGGTAGCCGGCATGAGCTGGATCAAGGACTACCGTCTCGTCAACGACCTCGACGAGGCCGTCGAGCTGCTCGCGCGCCCGGGCGAAGGCTGGACCGTGCTCGGCGGCGGCAGTCGGCTGGTGGCGCAGCGGCCGCCCAACGTGGAGCGGCTGCTGGACCTCTTGCCCCTGGGCCTCGACCGCATCGAGGCGCGCGGCGACGGCGCGCTGCGCCTGGGCGCTCGGGTCCGTCTGCAAGGCCTCGCCGATCGGGACGACCGCGACGGCCTCCTGCGCGAGGCGGCCCTCTCGCTCGGCCACTCGCTCAACCTGCGCAACCAGATGACCCTCGCCGGCGAGACCGCCTGGCCCCTCGCCTTCAGCGAGCTGCAGACGGCCTGGGTCGCGCTCGATGCCCGCGTCCTGCGCCACGGCCGTCCGACCAAAACCGCGGCCGAGTACCTCGCTGAATCCGGCCGCCACGGGGTCATCACCGCGATCGAACTCCCGCCCGTCTCCGGCTGGCGCTTCGGCTTCCACGCCGTGCGCGCCGCCGAGAGCGCGCGGCCGCAGCTGCTCCTCGCCGCCGGCGCGCGCGTCGTCGGGGGAAGCATCGCCGAGAGCCGCCTCGTCTACGGCCGCCTCGGCGAGCGGCCCCAGCGGGCGCGCGGCCTCGAGGCGCGCCTGGTCGGCGCGCCCGCGCTGCCGCTCGGTCTCGGCAGTCTCGCCCGGCTGGACCGCGAGGGCCTCGCGCTGCTCAGCGAGCCCGCGATCGCCGACGAGACGAAGTGGGCCTGGGCGGCCGCGCTGCTCGACGAATTCCTCGCCCGGCTCGGGACGC
This genomic interval from bacterium contains the following:
- a CDS encoding glycosyltransferase family 4 protein, translated to MRVAGRAGARLDCAMPSARRATIVLEASALCTPRPSGVARYTRELAGALLALAASGEAPYIYRLAYRLSRWTERAACLAGAPRLWYQEPLPPLGLGARPALVHGLDLRVPPWPGVPRVATLHDVFALLSDAWSPPGFRARKLAAYRALPVRCARIIAVSEATRRDFLARVDCPPERVTAVHEGVSPAFAPVASVAREAALARHGLAGGRPYVLFVGGLDRRKNLLGLARALAATPALAELALAVVGGEGHGAAELRADPVWGALGSRLRWLGAVGDAELPALYAGAAVFCLPSFAEGFGLPLLEAMACGTPVVASDRGALPEIAGGHARLADPESPAAIGAALIAALAMTSAERAAARAHAASFTWERAARATLAVYDELLDA